The window CAAACCGTATCTCTTTGATCACAGTTTTTTGGGCTTTAGCTTTTATCTCTTTTTGCTTTTTCTTCTGTTCGTATTTAAACTTTGAATAGTCTATAATTTTACAAACAGGAGGGTCAGCTTTAGGAGATATTTCTACTAAGTCTAGCCCTTGCTCTTCAGCCATTCTTAGTGCTTCACCAATTGTATAGACGTCAACTTTTACATTATCACCAACTACACGAACCTCTCTAGCTCTAATTTTACTATTTACCTTGTAAGGTTCTTCCTCCCTACCTCTAGGTCTGTAGCTGCCTTTTTTTCGCATTTTACTAATATTAACCTCCTTTTTTTAATTTACAATGTGCAAATATCGTGATAAAAATTGGATTACAAAATTACAATCCAATTTCTAACCTTTAATTATTATTTATTTTCTATACTATCTGTAATCTTTTGATTAAAAAAAGATTTAAAATCTTCTAAACTCATAGATCCTTGATCTCCTTCGCCATGTTTCCTAATCGACACTTTCCCTTCATTAGCTTCTTGTTCGCCTACTATTAACATGTATGGAATCTTTTTGACTTCGGCATCTCTAATCTTTCTTCCGATTTTCTCATCTCTATGATCAATAAAACCAGTGATGTCATTCGCCTCTAATTCAGAATATACTTTATTGGCGTACTCAGCATATTTCTCAGAAATAGGGAGTATTGCAACTTGCTCAGGTGATAACCACAGCGGGAAATTACCAGCACAGTGTTCAATCAATACAGCCACAAACCTTTCCATACTGCCAAACGGGGCTCTATGGATCATTACCGGTCTGTGTTTACTATTATCTGCACCAACGTATTCTAATTCGAATCGTTCAGGCAAATTATAATCTACCTGTATAGTTCCTAATTGCCAACTTCTTCCCAAGGCATCTTTCACCATGAAATCAAGCTTAGGGCCATAGAATGCAGCCTCTCCTGTTTCAACTACTGTTTTCAACCCTTTTTCTTCTGCTGCTTCAATAATTGCTTTTTCAGCTTTATCCCAAACTTCATCTCCCCCTATATATTTCTCCTTATTATCAGGGTCCCTTAATGAAACCTGAGTAACGAAATCTTCAAAGCCTAAAGAATTGAATACGAATAGCACTAAATCAATTACTTTAATGAACTCCTCTTTAACCTGATCTGGTCTACAGAATATATGAGCGTCATCTTGAGTAAAACTTCTTACTCTTGTTAACCCATGAAGCTCACCACTTTGCTCATATCTATATACAGTCCCAAACTCAGCCAACCGAACAGGAAGTTCTTTATAACTTCTTGGTTTTGTTTTATAGATTTCACAATGATGCGGACAGTTCATTGGTTTTAATAAATACTCCTCATCGCTTTCATGGTCATCGTCAGATGGAGCAGCTATCGGCTGGAAAGAATCTTTTCCATATTTTTCATAATGACCAGAAGTGATGTATAATTTTTTATTACCAATGTGAGGAGTGATTACAGCTTGGTAACCTGCTTTGATCTGAGCTTTCTTTAAGAAATTTTCTAATCGATCCCTCAACATAGTACCTTTAGGAAGCCACAATGGCAACCCCATCCCTACTTTTTCAGAAAAGGCAAACAATTCCATTTCTTTACCAAGCTTTCTGTGGTCACGCTTTTTAGCTTCTTCTAAAAGTGTTAAATATTCTTTAAGCTCTTTTTGCTTAGGAAATGTGATACCATAGATTCTAGTAAGCTGTTTCCTCTTTTCATCTCCTCTCCAGTATGCACCTGCTATATTTAATAACTTAACTGCTTTGATATAGCCAGTATGAGGTATATGAGGCCCTCTACATAAATCAGTAAAATTCCCCTGTTGATAGAACGTAATTTCGCCATCATTTAAGCCATCAATTAGTTCTAGTTTATACTCATCACCTTTTTCTTGATAGTATTCAACCGCATCTTTCTTAGAAATCTCAGAACGTTTAAATTCATTTTTTTGACGAGCCAACTCAAGCATTTTCTGCTCAATTTTTTCAAGCTCCTCTCCTTCTAAGACTTTATCACCAAAATCCACATCATAATAAAAACCATTTGCTATGGGTGGTCCAATACCAAATTTGATTCCAGGATAAAGTTCTTCCAGTGCCTCCGCTAATAAGTGAGCAGAAGAGTGCCAAAATGTATTTTGTCCCTCAGGGTCATTCCATGTCAATAATTGGACATGTGAATCTTCATTAATCTCACGTGAAGAATCCCAAACCTGACCATTAACTTTAGTTGACAATACATTTCGCGCTAAGCCTTCACTTATGCTTAAAGCAATCTCATGTCCTGTAATTCCTTTATCAAATTCTTTTACTGTGCCATCAGGCAAAGTGATATTTATTTTTTGACTCATTATATATCTTAATTCTTGAAATACCTAAGGCAATACTTACCTAGAAATATAAAATACAAATATGCAATTTTTGATTTAATAAGCGCAAAATGATCGGAGGTAAAATTATATTAATTACCTATTATCTCCCCTTGTGAGTTTAATGTTTGTATAACCTCTCCTTTTTCACTGTAAATAAAAAATATTCCCGCTTCAACTTTAGCGTCTGCTAAAACTAATTCACTCTCATATTCAATGCTCCATAATTCTTCTAAATCTGTAGTATAATAGTGTAATACTTGAACTCGCTGATCATCTTTGCTAGACTCTAAATTTATAAGTATGTTATCATTCAATAATATCATCTTATTTAAAGTAAATGTACTATCATGTAATAATACCAATGAACCGATATTCATATCAAAGGCTGCTGATGCTATGAAAGGATTATCTGCAATTGATCCATTTAATATCAATGTAGAATCTAATTCAATAGTGTTTAATACATATTTATTACTTTCAAAAGTAGCTGCTACCCTATAAGAAGAAAAAATTGAATCTGATTCATAGGAGAAAAATTGAATTTGTTTTGCCATTTCATCACTCCTTTTTGTCGCCAATTCTAATTTTTGCTTTACAATTGTTTTCTCCGTTTCTAAATATGCTTCAAATGAAGGCTCAAATCCTTCAAAGAAAGAATTAAAATCATTAAATATCCTTTCAGATATTAAATCTTCTATCTGCTCAATTAAAGCTAATTGCTTACTTAATTCTACTTGATAAAATTCAACCAAATTAGCCCTTTGATAAATATTAGTTGAGTCAGCTAATACGGGGTATAGATTAGCATTATTGAATAGGTTTGTCTCATTTTTTTGAATTTTATAAGCTAAGATATTGAATATAGTATTTGTTTTGTCTAATTCTTTTAATCCTAAGCTTAAGTTTTCTGGAATTTTTAAATCCCTCAAGTCAGTGGAATCTTGAGCCTCTGTATTATTACTTAAATCTGAATTAAAATCATTAACTGTTTTAAGTAACATTGCTTTAAATGGGATTACTTCTTTCTCAATTCTTTCTTGAAGCTTGCTTAAGTATGCTTCATAATCATAGATTTCTAAGTTGAAATTTTCTTGATCGAATTTTAGTTTATTTAGATCATTCCAATTCTCTATTTTACTTATATTCAAATCAGCTTGATGCTTAGGATGATTCATTGCATTAAGCTTTTCCGAGAAGGAAGTATATTCTACAATTAAATTATTGTAGGAAGTTACTATATCTGTTAATTTATCAATATCTTCTTGCTTAGCCCTTAATAAAAAGGCTAGTTCATCAGGAAATTTATTTTGGAATTTTAAGATCTTTTCTGAAAAATTTTCATAAGAAGATAATGTACTGATTTTAAGCTGGTAGATATCCTCTAACAATCCTAGCTTTTCTCTTATTGCCTCAATCTTATTTTCATAATCTAAATGAATATCAGAAATCTTAATACCAAATTTACCAGTTCTTAAATCCCGTCTATTATAAGCAGCATAATAATTATCATTTTTTCTGACCTCTCTATCGTCTACTAGTTCAATTGATTTTTTGTAAGCCTCAATAGCTTTATTAGCCATTGAATCAAATTGATTATGCGTAGGGAAAATGGGAATGGTATCTAATTTAGAAACTATGATTTCACCCAAATAAAAATAAGCATTGGCCTCGTCATCATTTTCAGATAAGAATGCTAATAATTGTGGTTCCGCTGTTTTATAGTCTTTACTTTGAAGAAGCGGGAATAGATTTTTATATCTAATCCTCTGTGATTCAGCATTAAAACTAATAATATTAATTAAAAACAGAATGACTAGATATCTGCGCATGGTTCGTATTTAGGTTTTAAGTACTTATTGAATACAAAAGTAAATTATTCCAAGTAAACACCAAAACCATCATCTGACCAGTTAAAAGTAATATGTTCTTGAATGGTAGTCGCTATTTCTATACCCGTATAATTGGCAGCAATTGGAAATGATCTGTGTGCCCTATTCACAAGAAATGCAGTTTCGATCTTTTTAAGATCTAGATCTAAAATGGCTCTTTGAGCGTAAAATACAGTCTTTCCTGAATTTAATACATCATCTACCAATAAGACTACTGCTTCTGAAGAGTTATTTATTTCTTCACTTAATGAAACTACTGAAGTTGCAGAAGATTTTTTATCAATATCAAGTTTGATAAAATGAGGATTTAAGTCACTTATTTCTCTTAATTCCTCACTTATTTTTTGAGCTAAAATAGAGCCCCCACCCTTAATTCCAATGATGTAAAGGTGCTCCTCTTTAAAATTATTCTCTAAAATTTGAAAAGCTATCCTTTTGATTTTACTCTGGATAGCTTCTCTATCTAATATCATATTGCTCTTTTGAAGCATAATATTAATTATTTTCAGGTATTGGCATTCTTTTACTGTCTTTAAAAGTAGATAAAATCACCATAGATTGCATACTATCAACTACTTCGATTTCACTTACCTTTTCCAACATTAGTTTTTGATATGAAGGAATATCTTTAGCAATGACTTTTAAAATAAAATCACTTGAACCTGTAACATGGTTACATTCGATAATCTCATCTACATCATCAATAGCTTCAATAAACTTATCAATATTTGATTTATTGTGTCCCTTTAAGGATACCATTACATAGGTACTTACCCCTAAATTAATTTTTTCAGTATCAAGTTTAGCATGATAACTTTTGATAATACCCGCGTTTTCAAGCTTTTTTACACGCTCTAAAGTAGGCGCTGGAGATAAGCCAATATCTTTAGATAACTGCGCATTTGTTATTCTTCCATCAACCTGAAGTATATCTAATATCTTTTTGTCAATTTGATCTAATTTGAACGATAACATTTTATTTTATGGAGTTTAATAATTAATTACAAAATTAGTATTTATTATTGATTTCACCTGAAGAGAACGTCATTTTTACCAAATTTATTTTTGCGAATTCAATTTTTAATTGATGATAATATTGAAGTTTAAACATTCAACTAATTATATTACAATTCAGACTAAATTAAATATTAATTTTAAAAGCTTTTAATTTATTAACTAGATGTCTATTAATCCCTTACAAAATATTACGATTCAGCTTCATGAACAAAAATACAATCTCGATCAATTTTTAAATATTAAAACATTTCAGGAAGATCATATTTTGAGTTCTATCAACTTTATTAATGATTTGTTAAGTGATAAACCAACTATCGTGCAAAAAACATCTGGCTCAACAGGCGCACCAAAAGCAATTAATATTTACAAAAGTCAGATTGAAGCCAGCGCTAAGTCAACCTTAAAAACACTATCAATTCATATTGGAGATAATGCATTATTATGTATTAATCCAGATTTTATAGGTGGTAAAATGATGATTGCACGAGCTTTAATTGGTGGGTTAAACTTATTTATAGCTCCAGTTAAAGGGAATCCTTTAAAGGATTTTAATAAAGATATTAAAATTGACTTCTTTTCTTTTGTCCCTTATCAGCTTGATAAAATTATTGACGAGACAGCTGAAAACATAAAGTTTTTAGATCAATCAAAAGCAATTATACTTGGAGGCGCCCCTGTTTCAGAATCTTTGAGTGAAAAAATCAAGAATAAGTTTAAAAACACGAACGTATATAGCACTTATGGGATGACAGAAACTGTATCTCACGTGGCACTTAAAAAAATTAATTCCTTTGAAAAAGAGGTATTCCAAGCTCTTGAAGGAGTATCGTTTTCAACTGATGAAAAAAGCCGGTTAATTATTCATGCCAAGAATATTAGTGGAATAGACGCGTTAAAAACAAATGATGTGGTGAAGCTCCACTCTACTACTTCATTTGAATGGTTAGGCAGACATGACTTCGTTATAAATTCAGGGGGTATAAAAATCCATCCAGAGCAACTTGAGCAAAAAATCTTAAAGATATTTAGTGATTATAACATTAGCAACAACTTTTTCATTTATGGAAAAGAAGATGAAATGCTTGGTGAAACAGTCAATTTATTGTTAGAAGGAGAAATAGATATAACTAGAATAAGGCTACTTTTAATTGATAATATAGAAAAATACCATCAGCCGAAATCAATACAATCTATTCCTAAATTTATCGAAACCCCTAGTGGGAAATTGAATAGAAATGAAAGTATTAAATTAGCTTTAGATTATAATCTTTAATCAACTGATATGCAGAAAACACTTAAAATAATCACCTATATAATTATAGTAACTATAGCATTAATCATTGTAGTATTAGCTTTTTTCTACAAATCAGATATTCCAACCACTGTAAATGAAGAAAAATATTTTACTGAAGAATCTCGCTATATTACAGTTGATCAAAATAAGCTTCATATTAGAATTACTGGTCAGGGTCCAGCTTTACTTTTAATTCATGGAAGTTTCTCATCCCTTCATACTTGGGAAGTATGGCAAAGGAATTTAGAAAATGATTTTACTACTATTTCTGTTGATTTACCAGGACATGGTTTAACTGGAGCAAATCCTCAAAATCTATATACCACTGATTATTATTCGGATTTACTTTGGAAGCTAGTTGATCAATTAAATTATGAAAGTATTTCTATAGCAGGTAATTCTATGGGAGGACAAGTAGCCTACAAAATGGCTTTGATGAATCCTAATAAGGTGAAGCAATTGATCCTTTTAAACTCATCAGGAGTAAGAAATCAAAAAAGGGTGATTAAAACTAATGATGGCTTTTCAGTTTTTGATTTAATTAATAACCCTATAAGTGCTCAACTTATGAAAAAAGTAACACCAAAATTTTTAGTAAAGATGAGCTTAAAACAAGTCTATTATGATCATTCCAAATTTAATGAATCCAAATTGGAGAGATATTATGATTTACTTTTAAATGAAGGCAATAGAGAAGCAACTATGGTGCGGTTTCAACAAAAATCTGATAGTCGTTTTGAGGAATTATCGAATTTAGAAATTCCTACACTGATTATTTGGGGAGAGCATGATAACTGGATTCCTGTTGAGAATGCTTATAAATTCAATAAAATTATTCCTAACAGCACATTAAAAATATATGAAAATACAGGCCATGTTCCAATGGAAGAAATCCCATTGGAAACCTCACAGCTTGCAAAAGAATTTATATTAAATCATTAGTTACGAAATCCCTGTCCTTTTAAGTCATCATATATAGCTTGTGCAGCAAATCTTCCTGAAGCCATTGCAGCATTAATGGAGCCATTTAAAAGATAATCTCCAGCTAAATATACGCCTTCCTGTACTTTTGATTGAGAAGGTTTCAATTGGTTTTGAAAATCATCTACTTGAGGCAAAGCATGAGGAATATTAAATGTTTTCAAATGCTCAATGGTGGCCTCCTTTAGTTTAGGGAAAAGCTCTATCAATTCATTTAAAACTTTAGTTTTTAGTTGTGCTTCATTTTCATTGTAATCCTTGGTGACAGATACAGAAATCAAATTACTTCCTTCTGGTGCATATTTTGAAGATGTATCACTCATGACCGTAACATTATTTGTCAGGTATTTTTCTTCTGGAACTAATGCTATTAAGGGCTTTCCAATAGGATCAATATCTGAACTAAAATATAGGTTTGTTACTTTCTGATCTTTTGAGAATTGACCTGACAGTTGCGGTAGCAATTTTTCAGGTTTTGTAGCAATGATGATAGCATCCGCTTCTAGTTCTTCACCTGAATCCAAAATAACTTTTCGCAATCCAACTTTTGCAACCTTATGACCTAATTTTATTTCGGTTTGAGAAAGCTGATCCGCTAACATTTCTGGTATCTTTTGCATTCCATCTTCAGGTATAGCAGCAAATCCTTCTCCAAACATTTTGAATACAAACTCTAACATTCTTGAAGAAGTATTGAGCTCATTTTCTAAAAATATGCCTCCAAAAAAAGGTTTGAAAAACTGTTGGATAATCTGCTCACTAAAACCTTTATCTTGAAGAAAGGCTAATGCTGTTGTTTCTTTTTTTTCGAAAATTTGCCCTATGGAGGTGTTTTTTAAATTTCTATTCCATTGGAATATTTTAAGCTTATCTCCTAAGGTACCAACAGGAGAAAAAAGCATACTGAATATTGAATTGGGTTGTCTTAACGGATCTGATATTTTATAACTACCATTTTTAGAATCAATAATTTGAGCGCCTGGATTAAACCTTTTTAAATTTAATTTATCATAATCTAAATAGCGCTTAGCTTCAGGATAAGCAGTTAAAAGTACTTGAAAGCCATGATCTAATAAATAGCCATCCACTTTATCTGTTTTAACTCTCCCTCCTATGCTTTCACTTCCTTCTAATATCGTTGGCTTAAAACCTGCTTTTTCTAATTCAATAGCAGCAGTTAACCCAGATAAACCTGCTCCTATAATTACAATTTTTTCGTTTTGCATAAATTCAATTAGTATTCATTTTTTGCTTTTCGCATTCAATTATTGAAAACAAACTATTGTGTGTTGATATGGTTATCGGATAAAGAAAATTTTCTATTTATAACCATCTATTATTTTCTTCAAAGCTTCAGGCTCAATGGGTTTACTAATAAACCCACTAACAAAGGGATTTCCTTCCGCTTTCTTAAGATCTGCAGGATCAATAGAAGATGAAGTAATGTAGATTTTCATTTTATCATCTTTTCTAATTTTTTCTAATTCATCCATGAATTCCCATCCATCCATCATAGGCATATTGATATCAACTAAAAGAATTTCTGGTAATTCTGAGGGCTGGGTAGCTATTAAATGTTCTATGGCCTCTCTTCCATCGTAATAATGATATATATTTTCGGCAAAATTCTCATCCTTCATAATGAATTTGCTCACCCTTATAAACATATCATCATCATCAACTATGCAGATATTTTTAAATGTTGCCATCTTTTAAATAAACTTTGAATTTTGAACCTACTCCCACCTTACTTTCAACTTCTATTTTTCCTCCCATTGATTCAATTTGATTTTTGGTTAAAAATAATCCTAAACCTCTTGAATGTTTTTGCGCATGAAATGTCTTAAACATTCCGAAGAGCTTGTTACCATACTTATCGAGGTCGATTCCTAAGCCGTTATCTTCTACCGTTATGATAACGATACCGTTAAAATTACGACTTTTAACTTTAACATAAGAATTCGGCTTATTTTTATCTTTATATTTTAAAGCATTTGTTAATAAATTACTAATTATGCTTTCTAAAAATGCGGGGACTGCATATACATTTATATTTTTAGGTACATCATTTATTATTGTCACATTTGATTTTTGGATAAAATTCTGAAAGGTATCCTGAAATGATTTTATAGATTCTGCCAGATTAATCACCTTCATATCATCAGTAGAAGAAACTACTGAAACTACATTATTTAAGTGATGTAAAGTCTCATCTAATTTGGTTGAAGCTATATTAAGCATTCTTAAATATTCATTTTCAGACAATTCAGGGAACTTCTTGTTAATCAAATACATTAAGCCCTGAATATTGGCAGAGTGAGATCTCAAATTATGAGAAACTATATAGGTGAAGTTTTTCAATCTATTATTTTGGTCTTCAGCAATTTTCAAATATCGTTCTATTTCATTTTCACTTTCCTTTCTTTTACTAATATCTGAAATTATACCATCCATTCTGACAGCTTCTTCATTAACGTAAATGAATTTTCCTTTATTAAGTATCCACTTAAGATCTCCTTCCTTTGTTTTGATACGATATTCTGCTTCATAAAAGCCTTTCTCTTTTAACTCTTTCAATCCTTTTTCATATTCAGCTAAATCAGATTTAACTATGTTAGCTTTCCACTTATCTTCAGAAAATCCGTCTAAATAATATTCAGTATTGTAACCGGTTAGCTTCTTGATTGAAGGCGTGATATAATTCATATTTTCATCTGATAAATCAACTGACCAGATAACATCAGAAATATCTTTCAGAATATTTTCCATTCTGAATTGTGTATCAAAAAGCTTCTTCTCGGCATAGATTCTTTCTGTAATATCTGAAACAGAAAAAATTACATCCTGTATTTCTCCATTGTCAATTGTAAAAGGTGCTCCAGAAACGGAGATGTACTTTATTTTACCATTACTCCAAGTTAAACCATGTTGTATATCTTTTACTGGCTTTTTTGTTCTCATCACCCTTACGAAGGGTAATTCCTCTTCAGGGTAAGGTTTTCCATCAAGTGTAATAGAATTCCAATCTGGGTCATTATATGCTTTCTCTAGAATCTTTGTTTTCTCTAATCCCAATATGTTTTCTGCACCAGAATTAGCAAAAGTAATTTCTCCGTACTTATTAATAATAATTAATGAAAGGGCCTTAGCATTGATTACATGGTTCAAAAACTCTCTTTCTTCTTCAAGTTCATTTTCAAGCTTTTTTCTCATACTAATTTCCAAATGCATTCCAGAAACTCTTTTTGGAGACCCATCTTTTTTTCGTTCAACTACTGCACCTCTATTTAATATCCACACATAATGTCCAAACCTGTGTTTTGCCCTTAATTCAACTGAAAATTCACCCTTAGTTGGATCAGGTAAAATAGTTTCAATTATTTTATCTAGCTTTATTAAATCATCTTTATGAACTAATGAATGCCAATTATCAATGGTAGGATCAAAATCAGAAGAGGAATACCCCAGCATTTCAAACCATTTTTCATTTACCGTAAGCTTATTTGTTTCTAGATTCCAATCCCAATAACCAATTTCACTTGCTTCAAGAACAAACTTCAATCTTTCTTCACTTTCGGTCAGCCTTTCTTCTTGGATTTTTCGCTCTGTAATATCAGACTCTATTGCTATAAACTTGATTAATTTTCCATCTTTATCATATACAGGATTAAAGGTGATGGATACCCAATAGGTATCACCACTCTTTGTATAATTTAGAATTTCTTGAGTGAAAGGCTCTCTTTTTTTAATACCTATCCGATTAGCTTTTATATCACTTGGGTTGGTTTTAGGGCCATGTAAAAAACTTCCTGGTTTTTTACCAATAACTTCATTTAAAGTGTATTTCGTTTTTTTCTCAAAAGCAGCATTAACATATTCGATATAGCCATTTTCATCTGTTATTATCACAAGATTAGTAGTTTTCTCAGCTACAAGTGAAAGCTCCTCTAACATTTTTTGTCGTTCAAGTTCTTCTGAAATATCATGAACTATAGCAACAAACTGACTTTTAAAATTTTCGCGTCTTATTAATT is drawn from Marivirga arenosa and contains these coding sequences:
- a CDS encoding alpha/beta fold hydrolase; this translates as MQKTLKIITYIIIVTIALIIVVLAFFYKSDIPTTVNEEKYFTEESRYITVDQNKLHIRITGQGPALLLIHGSFSSLHTWEVWQRNLENDFTTISVDLPGHGLTGANPQNLYTTDYYSDLLWKLVDQLNYESISIAGNSMGGQVAYKMALMNPNKVKQLILLNSSGVRNQKRVIKTNDGFSVFDLINNPISAQLMKKVTPKFLVKMSLKQVYYDHSKFNESKLERYYDLLLNEGNREATMVRFQQKSDSRFEELSNLEIPTLIIWGEHDNWIPVENAYKFNKIIPNSTLKIYENTGHVPMEEIPLETSQLAKEFILNH
- a CDS encoding AMP-binding protein produces the protein MSINPLQNITIQLHEQKYNLDQFLNIKTFQEDHILSSINFINDLLSDKPTIVQKTSGSTGAPKAINIYKSQIEASAKSTLKTLSIHIGDNALLCINPDFIGGKMMIARALIGGLNLFIAPVKGNPLKDFNKDIKIDFFSFVPYQLDKIIDETAENIKFLDQSKAIILGGAPVSESLSEKIKNKFKNTNVYSTYGMTETVSHVALKKINSFEKEVFQALEGVSFSTDEKSRLIIHAKNISGIDALKTNDVVKLHSTTSFEWLGRHDFVINSGGIKIHPEQLEQKILKIFSDYNISNNFFIYGKEDEMLGETVNLLLEGEIDITRIRLLLIDNIEKYHQPKSIQSIPKFIETPSGKLNRNESIKLALDYNL
- the thrS gene encoding threonine--tRNA ligase, encoding MSQKINITLPDGTVKEFDKGITGHEIALSISEGLARNVLSTKVNGQVWDSSREINEDSHVQLLTWNDPEGQNTFWHSSAHLLAEALEELYPGIKFGIGPPIANGFYYDVDFGDKVLEGEELEKIEQKMLELARQKNEFKRSEISKKDAVEYYQEKGDEYKLELIDGLNDGEITFYQQGNFTDLCRGPHIPHTGYIKAVKLLNIAGAYWRGDEKRKQLTRIYGITFPKQKELKEYLTLLEEAKKRDHRKLGKEMELFAFSEKVGMGLPLWLPKGTMLRDRLENFLKKAQIKAGYQAVITPHIGNKKLYITSGHYEKYGKDSFQPIAAPSDDDHESDEEYLLKPMNCPHHCEIYKTKPRSYKELPVRLAEFGTVYRYEQSGELHGLTRVRSFTQDDAHIFCRPDQVKEEFIKVIDLVLFVFNSLGFEDFVTQVSLRDPDNKEKYIGGDEVWDKAEKAIIEAAEEKGLKTVVETGEAAFYGPKLDFMVKDALGRSWQLGTIQVDYNLPERFELEYVGADNSKHRPVMIHRAPFGSMERFVAVLIEHCAGNFPLWLSPEQVAILPISEKYAEYANKVYSELEANDITGFIDHRDEKIGRKIRDAEVKKIPYMLIVGEQEANEGKVSIRKHGEGDQGSMSLEDFKSFFNQKITDSIENK
- a CDS encoding PAS domain-containing sensor histidine kinase, which gives rise to MKKLKHKLYECLNQNPIVFDLINDLATDGYCFWEQGDSDKVLIDSKLAKTIHLVSSLKNNLDEVETVKGHFLDVLTKEVIKKNKEKPSDKNINELTLFHSSGKISIHFYCCTDFKNQTYFLAALQYQNEINESIDKISNKLDLAIWQWNIQTNELIVNEKWANIIGYSLKELEPVTVEKFLNITHPDDGEYALNKARNYFSGITNEYFTEIRMRHKNGTWRWVLTKGKVVSRTKSGEVEWFIGSHLDITERKLQEQEADILSLVPLNSTNSIVITDDNGCIIFVNKSFERLTGYELEEVLGKKPGHFLQGENTDLKDIQAFREKLLAGKPFNQTILNYSKSGLEYIVSCDVSPVFNDKGDIIKYIAIQTDITENIKNHEFLSTFKTTLDQTDDCIFIFNEDDLQFRYVNQGAVKMMGYSEEELYELHPYDIKPEYPYEKFQDLIKPLKSGELANKRFRTFHRIKSGEVIPVEVFLQLIRRENFKSQFVAIVHDISEELERQKMLEELSLVAEKTTNLVIITDENGYIEYVNAAFEKKTKYTLNEVIGKKPGSFLHGPKTNPSDIKANRIGIKKREPFTQEILNYTKSGDTYWVSITFNPVYDKDGKLIKFIAIESDITERKIQEERLTESEERLKFVLEASEIGYWDWNLETNKLTVNEKWFEMLGYSSSDFDPTIDNWHSLVHKDDLIKLDKIIETILPDPTKGEFSVELRAKHRFGHYVWILNRGAVVERKKDGSPKRVSGMHLEISMRKKLENELEEEREFLNHVINAKALSLIIINKYGEITFANSGAENILGLEKTKILEKAYNDPDWNSITLDGKPYPEEELPFVRVMRTKKPVKDIQHGLTWSNGKIKYISVSGAPFTIDNGEIQDVIFSVSDITERIYAEKKLFDTQFRMENILKDISDVIWSVDLSDENMNYITPSIKKLTGYNTEYYLDGFSEDKWKANIVKSDLAEYEKGLKELKEKGFYEAEYRIKTKEGDLKWILNKGKFIYVNEEAVRMDGIISDISKRKESENEIERYLKIAEDQNNRLKNFTYIVSHNLRSHSANIQGLMYLINKKFPELSENEYLRMLNIASTKLDETLHHLNNVVSVVSSTDDMKVINLAESIKSFQDTFQNFIQKSNVTIINDVPKNINVYAVPAFLESIISNLLTNALKYKDKNKPNSYVKVKSRNFNGIVIITVEDNGLGIDLDKYGNKLFGMFKTFHAQKHSRGLGLFLTKNQIESMGGKIEVESKVGVGSKFKVYLKDGNI
- a CDS encoding phosphoribosyltransferase family protein, translated to MILDREAIQSKIKRIAFQILENNFKEEHLYIIGIKGGGSILAQKISEELREISDLNPHFIKLDIDKKSSATSVVSLSEEINNSSEAVVLLVDDVLNSGKTVFYAQRAILDLDLKKIETAFLVNRAHRSFPIAANYTGIEIATTIQEHITFNWSDDGFGVYLE
- a CDS encoding response regulator → MATFKNICIVDDDDMFIRVSKFIMKDENFAENIYHYYDGREAIEHLIATQPSELPEILLVDINMPMMDGWEFMDELEKIRKDDKMKIYITSSSIDPADLKKAEGNPFVSGFISKPIEPEALKKIIDGYK
- a CDS encoding NAD(P)/FAD-dependent oxidoreductase — its product is MQNEKIVIIGAGLSGLTAAIELEKAGFKPTILEGSESIGGRVKTDKVDGYLLDHGFQVLLTAYPEAKRYLDYDKLNLKRFNPGAQIIDSKNGSYKISDPLRQPNSIFSMLFSPVGTLGDKLKIFQWNRNLKNTSIGQIFEKKETTALAFLQDKGFSEQIIQQFFKPFFGGIFLENELNTSSRMLEFVFKMFGEGFAAIPEDGMQKIPEMLADQLSQTEIKLGHKVAKVGLRKVILDSGEELEADAIIIATKPEKLLPQLSGQFSKDQKVTNLYFSSDIDPIGKPLIALVPEEKYLTNNVTVMSDTSSKYAPEGSNLISVSVTKDYNENEAQLKTKVLNELIELFPKLKEATIEHLKTFNIPHALPQVDDFQNQLKPSQSKVQEGVYLAGDYLLNGSINAAMASGRFAAQAIYDDLKGQGFRN
- the infC gene encoding translation initiation factor IF-3; this translates as MRKKGSYRPRGREEEPYKVNSKIRAREVRVVGDNVKVDVYTIGEALRMAEEQGLDLVEISPKADPPVCKIIDYSKFKYEQKKKQKEIKAKAQKTVIKEIRFGPNTDDHDFEFKLNHAKKFLKDGAKVKAYVHFVGRTIVFKDRGELLLLRFASELEEYGKVEQMPKLEGKRMTLFIAAKQAK
- a CDS encoding Lrp/AsnC family transcriptional regulator → MLSFKLDQIDKKILDILQVDGRITNAQLSKDIGLSPAPTLERVKKLENAGIIKSYHAKLDTEKINLGVSTYVMVSLKGHNKSNIDKFIEAIDDVDEIIECNHVTGSSDFILKVIAKDIPSYQKLMLEKVSEIEVVDSMQSMVILSTFKDSKRMPIPENN